One window of the Triticum dicoccoides isolate Atlit2015 ecotype Zavitan chromosome 3B, WEW_v2.0, whole genome shotgun sequence genome contains the following:
- the LOC119282239 gene encoding putative glycine-rich cell wall structural protein 1 codes for MVGTKLVALGYVVLLSIGLANAARVVRFGSGSATGTGAGGGEGGGTVSGGGSGAGSGTGSGVSSSSGSHASGGGGGGGGGGGQNGGTGYGSGSGSGSGSSQYSQGSSYPYGGGYGGYTSAGGAGGGGGGGKASGYQGSSGYGAGSGTGSGSATATNNWYKQGSTNADAGGNGGGNGGGRNGGSGAGKGAGSGYGNANP; via the coding sequence ATGGTAGGCACAAAGCTAGTAGCCCTCGGCTATGTTGTCCTCTTGAGCATTGGACTAGCCAATGCTGCAAGGGTGGTTAGATTCGGCAGTGGAAGCGCCACGGGaacgggagcgggaggaggagaggGTGGGGGAACTGTGAGTGGTGGTGGCTCAGGTGCTGGGAGTGGAACTGGGTCTGGCGTGAGTTCTAGTAGTGGTAGCCATGCaagcggtggaggtggaggtggcggcggaggcggtggccaAAATGGTGGAACTGGATATGGTAGCGGGTCCGGCTCTGGCTCCGGTTCTAGTCAATATAGTCAAGGATCTTCATATCCTTACGGTGGTGGCTATGGTGGATATACTAGTGCTGGCGGTgccggtggtggcggtggtggagggaAAGCTAGTGGTTATCAAGGATCTAGTGGATATGGGGCTGGTAGTGGCACTGGTTCTGGCTCAGCTACAGCTACTAACAATTGGTATAAACAAGGTAGTACAAATGCAGATGCTGGTGGAAACGGTGGTGGCAATGGCGGAGGAAGAAATGGTGGGAGTGGTGCAGGCAAAGGTGCTGGATCTGGGTATGGCAATGCCAACCCCTAG